Proteins from one Cicer arietinum cultivar CDC Frontier isolate Library 1 chromosome 3, Cicar.CDCFrontier_v2.0, whole genome shotgun sequence genomic window:
- the LOC101514760 gene encoding protein ANTAGONIST OF LIKE HETEROCHROMATIN PROTEIN 1 yields the protein MAPLPKKSNKTQKSINKFKKHKQVNPVPVQPKTTETDWWDSFWHKNSTAPGYSVPSDEEQGFKYFFRVSKTTFEYICSLVREDLISRPPSGLINIEGRLLSVEKQVAIALRRLASGESQVSVGAAFGVGQSTVSQVTWRFIEALEERAKRHLNWPDFDRMQEIKFSFEASYGLPNCCGAIDATHVMMTLPAVQSSDDWCDGEKNYSMLLQGIVDHETRFIDIVTGLPGGMTFSRLLKCSAFFKLSQNGERLNGNARILGGDVLREYVVGGCSYPLLPWLITPYETNEVSDSQSAFNYKHESARLLAVRAFSLLKGSWRILSKVMWRPDKRKLPSIILTCCLLHNIIIDCGDTIHPEVALSDHHDSGYREQYCKQVDPSGRTVRENLANHLQQRMQLDAHGTSAATSVHLI from the exons ATGGCACCCCTTCCCAAGAAATCAAACAAGACCCAAAAGAGTATCAACAAGTTCAAGAAACACAAACAAGTTAACCCTGTCCCTGTTCAACCCAAAACCACTGAAACCGATTGGTGGGACTCTTTCTGGCACAAAAATTCAACTGCCCCAG GATACTCAGTACCTAGTGATGAGGAACAAGGGTTTAAGTatttctttagggtatcaaagaCTACATTTGAATATATATGTTCTCTTGTAAGGGAGGATCTCATATCAAGGCCTCCATCAGGACTTATCAATATAGAAGGAAGGCTTCTTAGTGTTGAGAAGCAAGTTGCCATTGCTCTTAGAAGATTGGCATCTGGTGAATCTCAAGTCTCGGTTGGAGCTGCTTTCGGTGTTGGCCAGTCGACGGTTTCTCAGGTGACTTGGAGATTCATTGAAGCGTTGGAGGAACGTGCTAAACGTCATCTGAATTGGCCGGATTTCGATAGAATGCAGGAAATCAAGTTCAGTTTCGAGGCGTCTTATGGGTTGCCTAATTGCTGTGGTGCCATTGATGCAACACATGTCATGATGACCCTTCCAGCGGTTCAATCATCAGATGATTGGTGCGATGGAGAAAAGAATTACAGCATGTTGTTACAAGGAATTGTTGATCATGAAACGAGGTTCATTGATATTGTGACTGGTTTGCCGGGTGGAATGACGTTTTCGAGGTTATTGAAGTGTTCGGCATTTTTCAAACTATCACAGAATGGGGAGCGGTTGAATGGAAATGCAAGAATTTTAGGTGGAGATGTGCTAAGAGAATATGTAGTTGGTGGGTGCAGTTATCCTCTTCTTCCATGGCTTATAACACCTTACGAAACTAATGAAGTATCAGATTCACAGTCTGCTTTTAATTACAAACACGAATCTGCAAGACTACTAGCAGTGAGGGCGTTTTCGCTGTTGAAGGGGAGTTGGAGAATCCTTAGTAAGGTTATGTGGAGACCTGATAAGAGGAAATTGCCTAGCATTATCTTGACATGTTGTTTGCTTCATAATATAATTATTGACTGTGGAGACACCATACATCCAGAGGTTGCATTGTCTGATCATCACGATTCGGGATATCGAGAACAGTATTGCAAGCAAGTTGATCCTTCGGGAAGGACCGTGCGAGAAAATTTGGCCAATCATTTACAACAAAGAATGCAGTTAGATGCTCATGGTACTTCTGCTGCTACCTCTGTTCAtctaatttag